In Cryptococcus gattii WM276 chromosome A, complete sequence, one genomic interval encodes:
- a CDS encoding uncharacterized protein (Similar to TIGR gene model, INSD accession AAW41405.1) → MSSPPTIALRYPVVRDDVCHSHHSFEQNMAVSIPVSRMSSIPHDSHHLRSYHHHPSYSSKQSSVDRDTPSHSNPHRSHPYRRMTSPSSQRRTPSNERRPRLTLPPPNTSGSLNFPSDSLPSSREREYPRPPPPDHMWDLPSTGARRPLSSSGGTERGPTPSPRPASGGKSYALPPLRSISDSNTSGTSPTSMAPPSRDFLPAGRESPHHRVPPLPYYDYEYHQQMYYPHDHHRPQTATPSRYREHERYKKDMHDYRGPPASFTPRSHYPPAYQQAYDAPSSPLQTVEQLYPMTAHYPHTYGGPHELGRSMSQSSLPGVSRPSTGEEETITGEVVSQGQSRRLAHLMSEQKRRESINSGFQALRAALPTSLSTDSKAVILRKAVSRISYLEGLLQKNNISFSDAGTSSAGSWEQDQEGKKEI, encoded by the exons ATGTCTTCACCACCCACTATCGCATTGCGTTACCCTGTTGTGCGAGACGACGTCTGCCACTCCCACCACTCCTTCGAGCAGAATATGGCGGTTTCAATCCCTGTTTCAAGAATGTCTTCTATACCCCACGACTCTCACCATTTACGGTcttatcatcatcatccatcttATTCATCAAAGCAATCGTCAGTTGACAGAGATACTCCATCCCATTCTAACCCTCATCGCTCTCATCCTTATCGTCGGATGACTTCCCCGTCATCACAACGAAGAACCCCTTCAAATGAGCGTCGTCCTCGTTTAACCTTACCGCCTCCAAATACTAGTGGTTCCCTCAACTTCCCCTCTGACAGCCTTCCTTCTTCTAGAGAAAGGGAGTACCCTCGTCCTCCGCCACCTGATCATATGTGGGATTTGCCTTCAACTGGTGCCAGACGTCCACTGAGTAGTAGCGGAGGGACAGAACGCGGGCCTACCCCCTCCCCACGTCCAGCAAGTGGTGGAAAATCTTACGCTTTACCCCCTTTACGGTCTATATCAGATAGCAATACAAGCGGGACATCACCAACTTCTATGGCCCCGCCCTCTCGCGATTTTCTTCCAGCTGGCCGCGAGAGTCCCCATCATCGTGTACCGCCCCTCCCGTACTATGATTACGAATATCATCAGCAGATGTACTATCCGCATGACCATCATCGCCCACAAACTGCGACTCCATCACGTTATCGCGAACATGAACGGTATAAAAAGGACATGCACGACTATCGAGGTCCGCCTGCCTCGTTTACTCCACGTTCTCATTACCCACCGGCTTATCAACAAGCTTACGATGCCCCGTCATCACCTCTTCAGACTGTTGAGCAACTTTATCCTATGACGGCTCACTACCCGCATACGTACGGCGGCCCTCACGAACTGGGAAGGTCGATGAGTCAGTCTTCTTTACCGGGGGTTTCCAGACCTAGTACtggggaggaagagacTATTACAGGAGAGGTTGTTAGTCAAGGGCAGTCTAGAAGGTTGGCGCATTTGATGTCGGAACAGAAACGTAGAGA ATCAATCAACTCTGGATTCCAGGCACTCCGGGCAGCCCTACCAACATCTTTATCAACAGACTCAAAGGCGGTTATCTTGCGTAAGGCTGTATCGCGCATATCTTATCTAGAAGGACTGTTGCAGAAGAACAATATTAGTTTTTCAGATGCTGGGACCAGTTCCGCGGGGTCTTGGGAGCAAGATcaagaagggaagaaggaaatcTGA
- a CDS encoding Hypothetical protein (Similar to TIGR gene model, INSD accession AAW41292.1; CNA07610) yields MPAKPILPIRQDDSDDSNESYYDEQGELPLRHAYIHSLANLLHACLLRGDIDRAKRAWAILIRCREVDWRARWQWGLLFLSSGSSDAVQNTQASVYASQAEDDYRQAERWINTLRVGARMEDKPSLLHALILILIKHARYRQALEELETYLPSYPYLLSASLHTYAGLLAFYLAQPSSAIRQPTPVASQYDNLIGRADRDSTATSQRSSRSPSPLPDGWEHADGSLMRQARQWFAKAIEIDEKEDVAREFLRVIDQPNPGAEGDKSESDEDMESVQDGISEEEGYSDESEKIGLADEYESQ; encoded by the exons ATGCCAGCAAAGCCCATACTCCCTATCAGGCAGGACGACAGCGATGACTCAAACGAGAGCTACTATGACGAGCAAGGAGAACTGCCTCTGAGGCATGCATACATTCATAGCCTCGCCAATCTCCTCCATGCCTGTCTCCTCCGCGGTGATATCGATCGCGCAAAGAGAGCCTGGGCTATACTG ATACGATGCCGTGAAGTCGATTGGCGTGCTAGATGGCAATGGGGTCTGCTGTTTTTATCATCAGGAAGTTCAGATGCCGTACAAAACACCCAAGCATCTGTGTATGCCTCACAAGCGGAGGATGATTATCGACAAGCAGAAAGGTGGATCAATACTTTACGTGTTGGTGCCCGAATGGAGGAT AAACCATCTCTCCTGCATGCTCTGATTTTGATCCTCATCAAGCATGCCCGCTACCGTCAAGCGCTAGAGGAGCTCGAAAC GTACCTTCCTTCCTATCCTTACCTTCTCTCAGCGTCTCTCCACACGTATGCCGGCCTGCTCGCCTTTTACCTTGCCCAACCATCTTCCGCTATCCGGCAACCTACCCCAGTTGCTTCCCAATATGATAATCTCATAGGGCGAGCGGACCGCGATTCAACTGCGACTTCGCAGAGATCTTCCAGATCCCCTTCGCCTCTCCCTGATGGCTGGGAGCATGCTGATGGCAGTCTGATGAGGCAGGCTCGGCAATGGTTTGCTAAAGCGATAGAAATCgatgaaaaggaagatgtTGCGAGAGAGTTTTTACGGGTG ATAGATCAACCCAACCCGGGAGCCGAGGGCGACAAGTCAGAATCAGACGAGGACATGGAGAGTGTACAGGATGGAATCagtgaggaggaaggatATAGCGATGAGTCTGAAAAGATCGGCCTTGCCGACGAATATGAATCTCAGTAG
- a CDS encoding Phospholipid metabolism-related protein, putative (Similar to TIGR gene model, INSD accession AAW41296.1), with amino-acid sequence MSSVADAVRFCFPTAPIGPGATTDFPLYARNESQLARGKVRNEEEERVASPVQATFKSICASYAPDWIIVIVLWGVLIVLDRSGGHKREFSLNDISIQHSFAEHERVPPVLLILFSIVVPLLVLVPLSSLVARNAWDTHNSVLGLLMSYTMTGVVTQIIKMSVGRPRPDLIARCMPVESATDHPVFGLSNVSICTNTNAFILDDGFKSFPSGHSSMSFAGLGFLSLYLAGKMHLWDNGGHRTRAWAALSPLLGAAMVAISRTEDNRHHWQDVLVGSILGLFIAWVAYRTYYPPLSHNQCHLPLAPRTDPDNYQDFPLDNEEQGRDGGARDRVRLLSEELDGRAG; translated from the exons ATGTCATCAGTCGCAGACGCAGTGCGCTTCTGCTTCCCAACAGCTCCCATTGGCCCAGGGGCAACGACCGACTTTCCCCTCTATGCCCGAAACGAGTCTCAACTCGCTCGAGGTAAAGTTAGaaacgaagaagaggaaagagtAGCCAGCCCAGTACAAGCTACATTTAAATCTATCTGTGCTAGCTATGCGCCTGATTGGATAATAGTGATTGTTCTCTG GGGTGTGCTTATCGTACTGGACAGATCTGGAGGGCACAAAAGAGAATTTTCACTCAATGACATCTCAATACAACATTCCTTTGCAGAGCATGAGCGTGTTCCCCCAGT CCTTTTGATCTTGTTCTCCATCGTTGTGCCACTTTTAGTCCTCGTCCCTCTGAGCTCACTGGTTGCCCGCAATGCCTGGGATACCCATAACAGTGTCCTCG GTCTCTTAATGTCCTACACAATGACCGGTGTCGTGACACAAATCATCAAAATGTCCGTCGGTAGACCACGCCCCGACCTCATCGCTCGATGTATGCCCGTTGAAAGTGCAACGGACCATCCTGTATTTGGTCTATCCAACGTCAGCATATGTACGAACACCAATGCTTTCATTTTGGATGATGGGTTCAAG AGCTTCCCTAGTGGTCATAGCTCCA TGTCTTTTGCCGGTCTCGGATTTTTGAGCCTTTACCTAGCCGGTAAGATGCATCTCTGGGACAACGGTGGACACCGC ACGAGGGCCTGGGCTGCTCTTTCACCTCTCCTGGGAGCTGCTATGGTAGCTATTAGCCGAACAGAGGATAACAGAC ACCATTGGCAAGACGTCCTTGTCGGCTCTATCCTCGGCCTCTTCATCGCCTGGGTCGCTTACCGCACATATTACCCCCCACTCTCACACAACCAATGCCACCTTCCTCTTGCACCCCGCACCGATCCCGATAATTATCAAGATTTCCCCTTGGACAATGAAGAACAAGGCAGGGATGGTGGGGCTAGAGATAGAGTGAGGTTGTTGTCTGAAGAGCTGGATGGGCGAGCTGGGTGA
- a CDS encoding NADH dehydrogenase, putative (Similar to TIGR gene model, INSD accession AAW41295.1), translating into MAFRQLARAQPLLARQAIAPRASTLLPRALPAQAASFSSTARRANIPPPNELPKGAEFVQPKPYVLTRGRKFLQTFGRVTLIAILTATGAFLYVTYTQSNPAEQLDSDPSKPTLVVLGSGWGATSFLKSLDTDEFNVVVVSPRNYFLFTPLLPSVTVGTLEARSIIQPTRYITRHKKRKVSVYEAEAQEVDPVKKTVTFEDISDIKGKASTVTIPYDYLVYAVGCENQTFGIKGVPEYACFLKELSDADKIRTKVMDCIETAAFKDQPQDEIDRLMHMVVVGGGPTGVEYAGELHDFLIDDLKKWYPEIADRLKITLIEALPNVLPAFSKQLIEYTESTFKENKIDVLTRTMVKDVKPQSVVVQDANKEIREIPYGLLVWATGNTSRNITRDLMTKLSHVQTQRRGLLVDDNLALLGAEGVYAVGDCTATSYAPTAQVASQQGIYLASIFQKLGQKAKLEKQLAALRADPTADASEIESLTKKVNRASKITPFHYSHQGSLAYIGSEKAIADLRLFNGNVASGGSAAMLFWRSAYVSTLYSVRNRTLVLTDWVKVKLFGRDVSRE; encoded by the exons ATGGCTTTCCGTCAGCTCG CTCGTGCTCAGCCCCTCTTGGCCCGTCAGGCCATCGCCCCCAGGGCTTCCACTTTGCTCCCTCGAGCGCTCCCTGCTCAGGctgcctctttctcttccaccGCCAGGAGAGCCAACATCCCCCCTCCCAATGAGCTTCCCAAGGGCGCCGAATTTGTTCAGCCCAAG CCTTACGTGCTCACTCGAGGCAGGAAGTTCTTGCAGACCTTTGGCCGAGTTACTCTCATCGCCATCCTCACTGCTACGGGTGCTTTCCTCTACG TGACTTACACCCAAAGTAACCCCGCTGAGCAGCTCGACAGCGACCCCTCTAAGCCTACCCTTGTTGTCCTTGGTTCCGGTTGGGGTGccacctccttcctcaAGAGCCTCGACACCGACGAATTCAACGTCGTCGTCGTCTCTCCCCGAAACTACTTCCTTTTCACTCCTCTTTTGCCCTCTGTGACTGTCGGTACTCTTGAGGCCAGAAGTATCATCCAGCCCACTAGGTACATTACCAGGCACAAGAAGCGCAAGGTCTCTGTTTACGAGGCTGAGGCCCAAGAGGTTGACCCCGTGAAGAAGACTGTCACTTTCGAGG ACATTTCTGATATCAAGGGTAAGGCTAGCACTGTCACCATTCCTTACGACTACCTCGTGTACGCTGTTGGTTGTGAGAACCAGACCTTTGGTATCAAGGGTGTTCCCGAGTACGCTTGCTTCCTCAAGGAGCTCTCTGATGCCGACAAGATTAGGACCAAGGTCATGGACT GTATTGAGACTGCTGCCTTCAAGGACCAGCCTCAGGATGAGATTGACCGACTTATGCACATGGTTGTCGTCGGTGGTGGTCCCACCGGTGTTGAGTACGCCGGTGAGCTCCACGATTTCTTGATC GATGACCTCAAGAAATGGTACCCCGAGATCGCCGACCGACTCAAGATCACCCTTATCGAGGCCCTCCCCAACGTTCTCCCCGCCTTCTCCAAGCAGCTCATCGAGTACACTGAGTCTACCTTCAAGGAGAACAAGATTGATGTCCTCACCCGAACCATGGTTAAGGACGTCAAGCCCCAGAGCGTCGTCGTCCAGGACGCAAACAAGGAAATTCGAGAGATCCCTTACGGTCTCCTCGTCTGGGCTACCGGTAACACTTCTAGGAACATTACCCGAGACCTTATGACCAAGCTCTCTCATGTCCAGACCCAGCGAAGGGGTCTCCTTGTCGACGACAACCTCGCTTTGCTCGGAGCTGAAGGTGTCTACGCCGTCGGTGACTGTACCGCCACCTCTTACGCCCCCACTGCCCAGGTCGCCAGTCAGCAGGGTATCTACCTCGCCAGTATCTTCCAGAAGCTTGGCCAGAAGGCCAAGCTCGAGAAACAGCTCGCTGCTTTGAGGGCTGACCCTACCGCCGACGCTTCCGAGATTGAGAGTCTTACCAAGAAGGTCAACAGGGCGAGCAAGATTACTCCCTTCCACTACTCTCACCAGGGTTCTCTTGCCTACATTGGTTCCGAGAAGGCTATTGCCGACTTGCGACTGTTCAACGGTAACGTTGCCTCTGGTGGTTCCGCTGCCATGCTGTTCTGGCGATCTGCCTACGTT TCTACCCTCTACTCTGTGAGGAACAGGACTCTTGTGTTGACTGACTGGGTCAAGGTCAAGCTCTTCGGCCG TGATGTCTCCCGAGAGTAA
- a CDS encoding Translation initiation factor, putative (Similar to TIGR gene model, INSD accession AAW41293.1): protein MSDTKGAAEQGLQMDGDLINSNWNEVVDNFDDMKLKGELLRGIYAYGFERPSAIQQRAIMPIVTGRDCIAQAQSGTGKTATFSVSILQRIDTTVKKTQALVLAPTRELAQQIQKVVIALGDYLNVDCHACVGGTAVREDIARLNEGPHIVVGTPGRVFDMINRGALKTEAVMMFCLDEADEMLSTGFKESIYEIFQLLPGETQVVLLSATMAPEVLDVTKKFMRDPIRILVKKDELTLEGIRQFYINVEKEEWKLETLCDLYETVTITQAVIFCSTRRKVDWLTQQLHDRQFTVSAMHGDMKQEEREVIMKEFRSGSSRVLITTDLLARGIDVQQVSLVINYDLPSSKENYIHRIGRGGRFGRKGVAINFVSNEDKNMLEEIETYYNTQVEEMPLNVADLI, encoded by the exons ATGTCTGA CACTAAGGGTGCGGCCGAGCAAGGCCTTCAAATGGATGGTGACCTCATCAACTCCAACTGGAATGAAGTTGTTGACAA CTTCGATGACATGAAGTTGAAGGGCGAGCTTCTCCGTGGTATCTATGCTTACGGTTTCGAGCGACCTTCTGCTATTCAGCAGCGTGCTATCATGCCCATCGTTACTGGACGTGACTGCATTGCCCAGGCTCAGTCCGGTACCGGTAAGACCGCTACCTTCTCCGTCTCTATTCTCCAGAGA ATCGACACCACTGTTAAGAAGACTCAGGCTCTTGTCCTTGCTCCCACCCGAGAGCTTGCTCAGCAGATTCAGAAGGTCGTTATCGCTCTCGGTGACTACCTTAACGTCGACTGCCACGCCTGTGTCGGTGGTACCGCCGTCCGAGAGGACATTGCCAGGCTTAACGAGGGTCCTCACATCGTTGTCGGTACCCCCGGTCGTGTCTTTGACATGATCAACCGAGGTGCTCTTAAGACCGAGGCCGTCATGATGTTCTGCCTTGACGAGGCCGATGAGATGCTTTCCACCGGTTTCAAGGAGTCCATCTACGAGATCTTCCAACTCCTCCCCGGAGAGACCCAGGTCGTCCTCCTTTCCGCCACCATGGCCCCTGAGGTCCTTGACGTCACTAAGAAGTTCATGAGGGACCCCATCAGGATTCTCGTTAAGAAGGATGAGCTTACCCTTGAAGGTATCCGACAGTTCT ACATTAACGTCGAGAAGGAGGAGTGGAAGCTCGAGACCCTTTGCGACTTATACGAGACCGTCACCATCACCCAGGCCGTCATCTTCTGCTCTACCCGACGAAAGGTCGACTGGCTTACTCAGCAGCTCCACGACCGTCAGTTCACCGTGTCTGCCATGCACGGTGACATGAAGCAAGAGGAGCGAGAGGTCATCATGAAGGAGTTCCGATCCGGTTCTTCCCGAGTTCTTATCACCACCGACCTTTTGGCCCGTGGTATCGATGTCCAGCAGGTTTCTTTGGTCATCAAC TACGACCTCCCCTCTTCTAAGGAGAACTACATCCACCGAATTGGTCGAGGTGGTCGATTCGGCCGAAAGGGTGTTGCTATTAACTTCGTTTCTAACGAGGACAAGAACATGCTTGAGGAGATTGAGACTTACTA CAACACCCAGGTTGAGGAAATGCCTCTTAACGTTGCCGACCTCATCTAA